From the Corythoichthys intestinalis isolate RoL2023-P3 chromosome 15, ASM3026506v1, whole genome shotgun sequence genome, one window contains:
- the ap4s1 gene encoding AP-4 complex subunit sigma-1, producing the protein MITFFLMVNRQGQTRLSRYYQPVKMSRRAALEADVVRECLSRHKDQCSFVEYKDLKVVFRQYAALYIAVGVTDDENELSIYELVQNFVEVLDKYFSRVSELDIMFNVDRVHIILDEMIQNGRIVETNKSNILAPLVALDKMSDG; encoded by the exons ATGATCACCTTCTTTCTCATGGTCAATCGGCAAGGCCAAACCCGACTCAGCAGGTACTACCAACCCGTTAAAATGAGCCGCAGGGCGGCGCTAGAAGCTGACGTGGTCCGGGAATGTCTGAGCCGCCACAAAGACCAG TGTTCCTTCGTGGAGTACAAAGACTTGAAGGTGGTCTTCCGCCAGTACGCCGCCCTCTACATTGCTGTGGGCGTCACCGACGACGAG AATGAATTGTCAATTTACGAGCTGGTGCAGAACTTTGTGGAAGTTCTGGACAAATACTTCAGCCGTGTG AGCGAATTGGAT ATCATGTTCAACGTGGATCGGGTGCACATCATCCTAGACGAGATGATCCAGAACGGGCGCATTGTGGAGACCAACAAGAGCAACATCCTTGCGCCACTTGTCGCCCTTGACAAGATGTCTgacggctaa